A single region of the Sus scrofa isolate TJ Tabasco breed Duroc chromosome 17, Sscrofa11.1, whole genome shotgun sequence genome encodes:
- the SPAG4 gene encoding sperm-associated antigen 4 protein isoform X1 encodes MRRSPRPGSAASPHKHTPNFYSDNSNSSVSVTSGDSCGHRSAGPGPGEPEGRRARGSSCGEPALSAGVPGGTTWAGSSRLKPAPRSHNAQTACGAATVRGGASEPAGPPIVSEEQLDLLSTLDLRQEMPPPRVSKSFLSLLFQVLSVLLTLVGDVLVSVYREVCSIRFLLTAVSLLSLFLAGLWLGLLYLAPPLENEPKEMLTLREYHAQVHSQGQQLQQLQAELVKLHKEVSNVRAANSERVAKLVFQRLNEDFVRKPDYALSSVGASIDLEKTSHDYEDMDTAYFWNRFSFWNYARPPTVILEPDVFPGNCWAFEGDKGQVVIRLPGRVQLSDITLQHPPPSVAHTRGANSAPRDFAVYGLQVDDETEVFLGKFTFDVEKSEIQTFHLQNDPPAAFPKVKIQILSNWGHPRFTCLYRVRAHGIRTSEGAGDNARGGPY; translated from the exons ATGCGGCGGAGCCCACGCCCGGGCTCGGCTGCATCCCCGCACAAGCACACGCCCAACTTCTACAGCGacaacagcaacagctctgtgAGCGTCACCTCGGGGGACAGCTGCGGGCACCGGTCAGCTGGGCCGGGACCCGGGGAGCCCGAGGGCAGGAGAGCCCGGGGCTCGAGCTGTGGTGAGCCCGCCTTGAGCGCTGGAGTGCCCGGAGGAACCACATGGGCTGGAAGCTCTCGGCTGAAGCCGGCGCCTCGGAGCCACAATGCGCAGACCGCCTGTGGCGCGGCAACCGtgaggggcggggcctcgg AACCGGCTGGCCCTCCCATAGTCTCTGAGGAGCAGCTCGACCTTCTCTCGACTCTGGATCTGAGGCAGGAGATGCCTCCCCCGCGAGTGTCCAAGAGCTTCCTAA gCTTACTCTTCCAGGTGCTGAGTGTGTTGTTAACCCTGGTAGGAGACGTGCTGGTCAGTGTGTACAG GGAGGTTTGTTCCATCCGCTTCCTGCTCACGGCTGTGTCACTGCTGAGCCTCTTTCTGGCAG GACTCTGGTTGGGGCTCCTGTACCTGGCCCCTCCACTGGAGAAT GAACCTAAGGAGATGCTGACTCTAAG AGAATACCATGCACAGGTGCACTCccaggggcagcagctgcagcagctccaggctgAGTTGGTTAAACTCCACAAGGAGGTGTCCAATGTTCGCGCAGCCAACAGCGAG AGAGTGGCCAAGCTCGTATTCCAGAGGCTGAATGAGGACTTTGTGCGGAAACCCGACTATGCGCTGAGCTCTGTGG GAGCCTCCATCGACCTAGAGAAGACATCCCACGACTATGAAGATATGGACACAGCCTACTTCTGGAATCGCTTCAGCTTCTGGAACTATGCACGACCGCCCACGGTTATTCTGGAG CCAGATGTGTTCCCTGGGAATTGCTGGGCTTTTGAGGGCGACAAGGGCCAGGTGGTGATCCGGCTGCCGGGTCGCGTGCAGCTGAGCGACATCACTCTGCAGCATCCACCGCCCAGCGTGGCGCATACTCGGGGAGCCAACAGTGCCCCCCGCGACTTCGCAGTCTAT GGCCTCCAGGTTGATGACGAGACTGAAGTTTTCTTGGGCAAATTCACCTTTGATGTGGAGAAATCTGAGATTCAGACTTTCCACCTACAG AATGATCCCCCAGCTGCCTTTCCCAAGGTGAAGATCCAGATTCTAAGCAACTGGGGCCACCCTCGTTTCACGTGCTTGTATCGAGTCCGAGCCCATGGCATTCGAACCTCAGAGGGGGCAGGAGATAATGCCAGAGGGGGGCCCTATTAA
- the SPAG4 gene encoding sperm-associated antigen 4 protein isoform X2 — protein MGWKLSAEAGASEPQCADRLWRGNQPAGPPIVSEEQLDLLSTLDLRQEMPPPRVSKSFLSLLFQVLSVLLTLVGDVLVSVYREVCSIRFLLTAVSLLSLFLAGLWLGLLYLAPPLENEPKEMLTLREYHAQVHSQGQQLQQLQAELVKLHKEVSNVRAANSERVAKLVFQRLNEDFVRKPDYALSSVGASIDLEKTSHDYEDMDTAYFWNRFSFWNYARPPTVILEPDVFPGNCWAFEGDKGQVVIRLPGRVQLSDITLQHPPPSVAHTRGANSAPRDFAVYGLQVDDETEVFLGKFTFDVEKSEIQTFHLQNDPPAAFPKVKIQILSNWGHPRFTCLYRVRAHGIRTSEGAGDNARGGPY, from the exons ATGGGCTGGAAGCTCTCGGCTGAAGCCGGCGCCTCGGAGCCACAATGCGCAGACCGCCTGTGGCGCGGCAACC AACCGGCTGGCCCTCCCATAGTCTCTGAGGAGCAGCTCGACCTTCTCTCGACTCTGGATCTGAGGCAGGAGATGCCTCCCCCGCGAGTGTCCAAGAGCTTCCTAA gCTTACTCTTCCAGGTGCTGAGTGTGTTGTTAACCCTGGTAGGAGACGTGCTGGTCAGTGTGTACAG GGAGGTTTGTTCCATCCGCTTCCTGCTCACGGCTGTGTCACTGCTGAGCCTCTTTCTGGCAG GACTCTGGTTGGGGCTCCTGTACCTGGCCCCTCCACTGGAGAAT GAACCTAAGGAGATGCTGACTCTAAG AGAATACCATGCACAGGTGCACTCccaggggcagcagctgcagcagctccaggctgAGTTGGTTAAACTCCACAAGGAGGTGTCCAATGTTCGCGCAGCCAACAGCGAG AGAGTGGCCAAGCTCGTATTCCAGAGGCTGAATGAGGACTTTGTGCGGAAACCCGACTATGCGCTGAGCTCTGTGG GAGCCTCCATCGACCTAGAGAAGACATCCCACGACTATGAAGATATGGACACAGCCTACTTCTGGAATCGCTTCAGCTTCTGGAACTATGCACGACCGCCCACGGTTATTCTGGAG CCAGATGTGTTCCCTGGGAATTGCTGGGCTTTTGAGGGCGACAAGGGCCAGGTGGTGATCCGGCTGCCGGGTCGCGTGCAGCTGAGCGACATCACTCTGCAGCATCCACCGCCCAGCGTGGCGCATACTCGGGGAGCCAACAGTGCCCCCCGCGACTTCGCAGTCTAT GGCCTCCAGGTTGATGACGAGACTGAAGTTTTCTTGGGCAAATTCACCTTTGATGTGGAGAAATCTGAGATTCAGACTTTCCACCTACAG AATGATCCCCCAGCTGCCTTTCCCAAGGTGAAGATCCAGATTCTAAGCAACTGGGGCCACCCTCGTTTCACGTGCTTGTATCGAGTCCGAGCCCATGGCATTCGAACCTCAGAGGGGGCAGGAGATAATGCCAGAGGGGGGCCCTATTAA
- the CPNE1 gene encoding copine-1 (The RefSeq protein has 1 substitution compared to this genomic sequence), which produces MAHCVTLVQLSISCDHLTDKDIGSKSDPLCVLLQDVGGGTWAELGRTERVRNCSSPEFSKTLQLEYHFETVQKLRFGIYDIDNKTPELGDDDFLGGAECSLGQIVSSQILTLPLMLKPGKPAGRGTITVSAQELKDSRVVTMEVEARNLDKKDFLGKSDPFLEFFRQGDGKWHLAYRSEVIKNNLNPTWKRFSVPFQHFCGGDPSTPIQVRCSDYDSDGSHDLIGPFHTTLAQLQAVPAEFECIHPEKQQKKKSYKNSGIVRVKICQVETEYSFLDYVMGGCQINFTVGVDFTGSNGDPSSPDSLHYLSPTGVNEYLTALWSVGSVVQDYDSDKLFPAFGFGAQVPPDWQVSHEFALNFNPSNPYCAGIQGIVDAYRQALPQVRLYGPTNFAPIINHVARFAAQAAHQKSASQYFVLLLLTDGAVTDVEATREAVVRASYLPMSVIIVGVGGADFEAMEQLDADGGPLHTRSGEAAARDIVQFVPYRRFQNAPREALAQTVLAEVPTQLVSYFKAQGWAPFKPLPPPTKGPAQAPQA; this is translated from the exons ATGGCCCACTGCGTGACCTTGGTTCAGCTGTCCATTTCATGTGACCACCTCACTGACAAGGACATCGGCTCCAAGTCTGACCCACTCTGTGTCCTTTTACAGGATGTAGGAGGGGGCACCTGGGCTGAG CTTGGCCGTACAGAGCGAGTACGGAACTGCTCGAGCCCTGAGTTCTCCAAGACTCTGCAGCTTGAGTACCACTTTGAAACGGTTCAAAAACTCCGATTTGGTATCTATGACATAGACAATAAGACGCCTGAGCTGGGGGATGATGACTTCCTAGGAGGGGCTGAGTGTTCCCTAGGACAG ATTGTATCCAGCCAGATACTAACTCTACCCTTGATGTTGAAGCCTGGAAAACCTGCTGGGCGAGGGACCATCACG GTCTCAGCTCAGGAGTTGAAGGATAGTCGAGTAGTGACCATGGAGGTGGAGGCCAGAAACCTAGATAAGAAG GACTTCCTGGGGAAATCAGATCCATTCTTGGAGTTCTTCCGCCAGGGTGATGGGAAATGGCACCTGGCATACAGATCAGAG GTCATCAAGAACAACCTGAACCCTACTTGGAAGCGcttctctgttccttttcagCATTTCTGTGGGGGAGACCCCAGTACACCCATCCAG GTGCGATGTTCGGATTATGACAGCGATGGTTCACATGATCTCATTGGTACCTTCCACACTACCTTGGCCCAACTGCAGGCAGTCCCG GCTGAGTTTGAATGCATCCACCCTGAgaaacagcagaaaaagaaaagctacaagAACTCTGGAATAGTCCGTGTCAAGATTTGTCAG GTAGAAACAGAGTATTCATTCCTGGACTATGTGATGGGAGGCTGTCAAATCAACTTCACT gtGGGTGTGGACTTCACAGGCTCCAATGGAGATCCTTCCTCACCTGATTCTCTGCACTACCTGAGCCCAACAGGGGTCAATGAGTACCTGACAGCACTGTGGAGTGTGGGCAGCGTGGTTCAGGACTATGACTC GGACAAGCTGTTCCCAGCATTTGGATTTGGGGCTCAGGTACCCCCTGACTGGCAG GTCTCCCATGAATTTGCCTTGAACTTCAACCCCAGTAACCCCTACTGTGCAG GCATCCAGGGCATTGTGGATGCCTACCGCCAGGCCCTACCCCAAGTTCGCCTCTATGGTCCCACCAACTTTGCACCCATCATCAACCATGTGGCCAGGTTTGCAGCCCAGGCTGCTCATCAGAAGAGTGCCTCG CAATACTTCGTGCTGTTGCTGCTAACTGATGGTGCTGTGACAGATGTGGAGGCCACACGTGAGGCTGTGGTTCGAGCCTCCTACCTGCCCATGTCAGTGATCATCGTGGGTGTGGGTGGTGCTGACTTCGAGGCCATGGAGCAACTGGACGCTGATGGCGGACCCCTGCATACACGCTCCGGGGAGGCAGCTGCTCGTGACATAGTGCAATTTGTGCCCTACCGCCGCTTTCAGAAT GCCCCTCGAGAGGCATTGGCGCAGACTGTACTTGCAGAAGTACCCACGCAACTGGTTTCCTACTTCAAGGCCCAAGGTTGGGCTCCATTCAagccactcccacccccaaccaaGGGCCCTGCACAGGCCCCTCAGGCCTAG